The following DNA comes from Sphingomonas flavescens.
CTGCCGGCCGCAGGAACTTGAACCGAGGAAAAATCGGGCGTGTCGCCGGGGCGGAACGCGGGTTCGGGAACGTGCAGGGCAAGGCGCGGGGCGTTGCGGCGCAGTGATGGATCTTTGTCGCTCATATCTCTCCCGCGCCGCGCTTAGTCCGGACTCGGCGAAGCGGCAAATCTGGGAGACAAGGAGACTTTACATTTAAGCTGGCACCGCTTCGAATCAACTAGGCCGGGCCGCGAAACGAGGATATGGAGTGTGGCGTGGTAGATGGGTTGTTCGTGGCGGTATTCGTTGCGTTTATGGCTAGTTATTGTGTTGCCGTCGGCGAGATTCCAAGCAGGTGGCCCTTCAATCCAATCCGATCATCCGAAAGCCCGCGCAAGTTCTGGGGCATCATCGGCATGTGGTATGTGGTGAGCCTCTGTGGTCTGGCATACGCAATCATGTTCGCGGGACGATAATCCTCAACAGCGGAACAGTATTTATGCGCAAACTTGTCTTGGCATTGGCAATCGCGTCGGTCGCGGTAGCATCGCAGCCGGCGATGGCGGCGAGCAAAATTTACGTGATGCGCCATTTGCAAAAGGCTGATGGCAACGATCCGCCCTTGTCAGCCGAAGGCGCTGCCAATGCGCAGAAGCTCGTCACGATTCTCGGCAAGCGGAAAATCAAGGCGATCTTTGCGACGCCGACCAGGCGCGCGGTGGAAACCGGCCAGCCGCTGGCGAAGGCGCTCAAGCTGACCGTTGCCAGCTATGATCCGCGCGATCCGGCGGCGCTGAAGAAGGCGGTGGATGCGATCAA
Coding sequences within:
- a CDS encoding SixA phosphatase family protein — encoded protein: MRKLVLALAIASVAVASQPAMAASKIYVMRHLQKADGNDPPLSAEGAANAQKLVTILGKRKIKAIFATPTRRAVETGQPLAKALKLTVASYDPRDPAALKKAVDAIKGAALIIGHSNTVPDIVAQFGGERVGPLADTDYGTVFIVTPGKTKVERIEVAPKR